A portion of the Granulosicoccus antarcticus IMCC3135 genome contains these proteins:
- the ppk1 gene encoding polyphosphate kinase 1, protein MLPEQWSRSQYTALPLANREVSFLAFDNRVLELASDPKVPLLERLRFLCISSSNLDEFFEIRVAGLKQKILGGIEGAGIDGLSPLQEMAIINTEAQALVEKQYQLLNDVLIPELAQEDIRFFNRQSWTPEISSWVKDFFSNEIGPVLSPLGLDPAHPFPRLTNKSLNFIIDLRGVDAFGRESGFALVRAPRSLPRVVRVPAEICGVRDGFVFLSSIVHSQIGSLFNGMDPVGVYQFKATRNSDLYVQEEEVANLRRALESELVQRNFGQAVRLEVASNCPNRIVRYLQRQFQLEHEDVYRVDGPVNLNRLLAIPDQIDRPDLKYPSFSPHVSPAYDSGASIFDNIAQRSPVIFHHPYESYVPVIDLVRQAALDPEVLAIKQTLYRTGHESAFVSALMEASRRGKDVTVVIELRARFDEAANIELATQLQEAGIQVVYGVVGFKTHAKMVLVVRREKKKLVKYAHVGTGNYHATTARAYTDISLLTNDNAITEDVHRVFTQLTGLGQTLNLRKLLQAPFNLHSSVIVRIRHETDIATQGGSGHVIARMNSLVDPGVISALYDASQAGVKVELVVRGICMLKAGVSGLSENIRVVSVLGRFLEHSRIFWFQNKGKGLLYLSSADWMPRNFFNRVEIAVPLEGASMKRVKEECLDIYLKDNTFAWQLDPDGTYRRLVPELLEASENSDGADNAFSAQQFLMDRFDGTHLDH, encoded by the coding sequence GTGTTACCAGAGCAGTGGTCAAGAAGTCAATATACGGCCTTGCCGCTGGCAAATCGTGAGGTCAGCTTCCTGGCTTTTGATAATCGTGTGCTGGAGCTTGCCAGTGACCCGAAGGTACCCTTGCTCGAACGCTTGCGGTTCCTGTGCATTTCCAGCAGCAATCTGGATGAATTCTTCGAAATCCGGGTAGCTGGACTGAAGCAGAAGATACTGGGCGGCATCGAGGGGGCTGGTATTGATGGGCTGTCACCGTTGCAGGAAATGGCCATTATCAATACAGAAGCTCAGGCTCTGGTGGAAAAACAGTATCAGCTTCTGAACGATGTTCTGATTCCCGAACTGGCGCAAGAGGATATTCGTTTCTTCAATCGTCAAAGCTGGACTCCCGAAATCAGTTCGTGGGTGAAGGATTTTTTCAGCAATGAAATTGGACCCGTACTCAGCCCTCTGGGGCTCGATCCGGCTCATCCGTTTCCGCGCCTGACCAACAAGAGTCTGAATTTCATCATCGATTTGCGTGGCGTCGATGCATTCGGTAGAGAATCCGGTTTTGCCCTGGTTCGGGCGCCGCGCTCGTTGCCGCGGGTTGTGCGTGTGCCCGCCGAGATCTGTGGTGTCCGCGATGGTTTCGTCTTTCTCTCATCCATCGTGCATTCGCAAATCGGTTCGCTGTTCAATGGCATGGACCCGGTCGGTGTCTACCAGTTCAAGGCCACTCGCAACAGTGATCTTTACGTGCAGGAAGAGGAGGTTGCCAATCTGCGGCGCGCATTGGAAAGTGAGCTGGTGCAGCGCAACTTTGGTCAGGCAGTGCGTCTGGAGGTGGCTTCCAACTGTCCCAATCGCATCGTGCGATACCTGCAGCGCCAGTTCCAGCTGGAGCACGAAGATGTTTATCGAGTTGATGGACCGGTTAACCTGAACCGCTTGCTGGCCATCCCGGATCAGATTGATCGACCGGACCTGAAATATCCCTCATTCTCGCCGCATGTGTCACCGGCTTATGATTCAGGGGCCAGTATTTTCGACAATATCGCGCAACGCTCGCCGGTCATCTTTCATCACCCCTACGAATCCTATGTACCGGTGATCGACCTGGTTCGTCAGGCTGCACTGGATCCTGAAGTGCTGGCCATCAAGCAGACTCTCTACCGCACCGGTCACGAATCCGCTTTTGTCAGCGCCTTGATGGAAGCGTCGCGTCGTGGCAAGGATGTGACGGTGGTTATTGAATTGCGTGCACGCTTTGATGAGGCGGCAAACATCGAGCTGGCCACGCAACTGCAGGAGGCGGGCATTCAGGTTGTCTATGGCGTGGTCGGGTTCAAGACGCATGCAAAGATGGTGTTGGTAGTGCGGCGTGAGAAAAAGAAACTGGTGAAGTATGCCCATGTAGGCACGGGTAACTATCATGCAACGACAGCACGTGCCTATACCGATATCAGCCTGCTGACCAATGACAACGCCATTACCGAGGATGTGCACAGGGTTTTTACTCAGCTTACCGGGCTGGGGCAGACACTCAACTTGCGCAAACTACTGCAGGCACCTTTCAATCTGCATTCGTCCGTCATTGTGCGAATACGCCATGAGACAGATATCGCCACCCAGGGCGGCAGCGGACATGTCATTGCGCGCATGAACTCACTGGTTGATCCCGGCGTCATCTCCGCCTTGTATGACGCCTCACAGGCTGGTGTCAAAGTGGAGCTGGTGGTTCGCGGTATCTGCATGCTCAAGGCTGGTGTGAGCGGTCTGTCGGAGAACATCAGGGTCGTGTCGGTGCTAGGCCGGTTTCTGGAGCATTCGCGCATATTCTGGTTCCAGAACAAAGGCAAAGGACTGCTTTATCTCAGCAGTGCCGACTGGATGCCGCGTAATTTCTTCAACCGGGTGGAAATTGCCGTGCCTCTGGAAGGCGCGTCGATGAAGCGTGTCAAAGAGGAATGCCTGGATATCTACCTGAAGGACAATACCTTTGCCTGGCAGCTAGACCCTGATGGTACCTATCGACGCCTGGTTCCCGAGCTGCTGGAGGCATCTGAGAATAGCGACGGGGCTGACAATGCATTCTCAGCTCAGCAATTTCTCATGGATCGTTTCGACGGCACGCATCTGGATCACTAG
- a CDS encoding Ppx/GppA phosphatase family protein yields MNTEDPVSDQIYAAIDLGSNSFHMMIAEAEGNSIRQIDSLRMPTRLGAGLDKNKRLTPETEAAALDALAQFAERLRNVPRKHIRMVGTNTLRRARNTDNFMREANRLLGKPIEIISGREEARLIYFAVSHTFPGNNNQRLVIDIGGGSTELIIGRGIAPSLMESVNMGCVSYSTLYLNNDDKLTSANFKRAMMEAELELQPLIVAYQHAGWDEVIGCSGTIKAAANMLAELRLSDGTITQESLDKLTRRAIKAGSVQALNLRSISTNRAQVIAGGLAILLATMRTLDISSIKASQVALREGLVFDMLGKAEHADIQSQTLANLSNRYSIDIRQSSRVEKTATQLFELAAEPWKLDRETDRELLIWAARLHELGMVIAHTQYHKHGAYILENSDLLGFSLAEQKALSLLVRYHRRKIDKEAFSTLPDEERQRLLRLLGLLRLAALLHRGRHDEPLDDINLRIKDGQITVIAPQRWLDEHPLTWAELLAEAERLTHVNIRLKAEKSA; encoded by the coding sequence GTGAACACAGAAGACCCCGTATCAGACCAGATCTACGCTGCCATCGACCTGGGATCCAACAGCTTTCACATGATGATTGCAGAGGCTGAAGGTAACTCGATACGGCAAATCGACAGCTTGCGCATGCCTACCCGACTGGGTGCCGGTCTGGACAAGAACAAGCGGCTTACCCCTGAAACGGAAGCCGCGGCTCTGGACGCACTGGCCCAATTTGCCGAACGTCTTCGCAATGTACCCAGAAAACACATCCGCATGGTGGGTACCAACACCCTGCGACGAGCCAGAAACACAGATAATTTCATGCGCGAAGCCAACCGGCTTCTGGGCAAGCCGATTGAAATCATATCCGGACGCGAAGAGGCACGGCTGATCTACTTCGCTGTCTCTCACACTTTTCCCGGCAACAACAATCAGCGACTGGTCATCGACATTGGCGGTGGCAGCACCGAACTGATTATTGGTCGCGGCATCGCCCCCTCCTTGATGGAGAGCGTGAATATGGGCTGCGTCAGCTACAGCACGCTCTACCTGAATAACGACGACAAGCTGACATCCGCCAACTTCAAGAGAGCCATGATGGAGGCAGAACTTGAGTTACAACCACTGATCGTGGCCTATCAACATGCTGGCTGGGATGAGGTAATTGGTTGTTCGGGCACCATCAAGGCGGCTGCCAACATGCTCGCCGAGCTCAGACTTAGCGACGGTACCATCACCCAGGAAAGCCTGGACAAGCTGACCAGACGGGCTATCAAGGCTGGCAGCGTGCAGGCCTTGAACCTGCGCAGCATCAGTACCAACCGTGCTCAGGTGATTGCAGGTGGTCTGGCGATACTTCTCGCCACCATGCGCACACTCGATATCAGTTCAATCAAAGCCAGCCAGGTCGCATTGCGCGAAGGGTTGGTATTCGACATGCTGGGCAAGGCTGAGCATGCTGATATTCAAAGCCAGACCCTGGCCAACCTGAGCAACCGGTATTCGATCGACATACGACAATCAAGCCGGGTCGAGAAGACGGCGACACAACTGTTCGAACTGGCAGCCGAACCGTGGAAGCTTGACCGGGAAACAGATCGTGAACTGCTGATCTGGGCTGCCCGTTTGCATGAGCTGGGGATGGTGATTGCCCATACGCAATACCACAAGCATGGTGCCTACATTCTGGAAAATTCCGATTTATTGGGATTCTCACTCGCCGAGCAAAAGGCTCTGTCCTTACTGGTTCGTTATCACCGGCGCAAGATAGACAAGGAAGCCTTCAGCACCCTGCCAGACGAGGAACGTCAGCGCCTGCTGCGACTATTGGGCCTGCTGCGCCTGGCCGCACTGCTGCACCGCGGCCGTCATGATGAACCACTGGATGATATCAACCTGAGGATCAAGGACGGACAGATCACCGTGATTGCCCCACAGCGCTGGCTCGACGAACACCCACTGACCTGGGCAGAATTACTCGCAGAAGCTGAACGTCTGACGCATGTCAATATCAGGCTCAAGGCTGAAAAATCAGCCTAG
- the prmC gene encoding peptide chain release factor N(5)-glutamine methyltransferase, giving the protein MNTIGHWLEQARLLLAASDKQGADPESARLDSDLLVQHVTGKSRASLFAFPEATLTPEQLDALDALLQRRCLGEPLAYITGQREFWSLPLQLGEGVLIPRPDTEILVEQALARLSTLPAGGIIELGTGSGAIAVALAQEISDRAIIAVECHTAAIKVAQGNIGRFGNGRVQLVQGSWLDALADDCAAMIISNPPYLANNDPHLPALHYEPLSALVSGQSGLEDLETIISATCRVGRPGCLLLLEHGNEQGDAVRSLLGQYNFKHIQTERDLAGHERVSFGFLTTELAGDTRQE; this is encoded by the coding sequence CTGAACACCATAGGACACTGGCTGGAGCAGGCTCGCCTGCTGCTCGCCGCCTCAGACAAACAGGGGGCTGATCCGGAATCCGCCAGACTGGATAGCGATCTGCTGGTCCAGCATGTCACCGGTAAATCTCGTGCTTCCCTGTTTGCATTTCCGGAGGCCACACTGACCCCGGAACAGCTGGATGCACTGGATGCGCTGCTGCAGCGACGCTGTCTGGGAGAGCCACTGGCCTATATAACCGGTCAACGGGAGTTCTGGTCCTTGCCCTTGCAACTGGGTGAAGGTGTGCTGATACCCAGACCCGACACCGAGATTCTGGTGGAACAGGCCCTGGCCCGTTTATCGACCCTGCCCGCGGGCGGCATTATCGAATTGGGGACCGGCTCGGGTGCCATCGCTGTGGCTCTGGCACAGGAGATTTCCGATCGCGCCATTATTGCGGTGGAATGTCATACCGCTGCAATCAAAGTAGCTCAAGGTAATATCGGTCGCTTTGGCAATGGACGTGTTCAGTTGGTACAAGGTAGCTGGCTTGACGCTCTGGCCGATGACTGCGCAGCCATGATCATCAGCAACCCGCCTTATCTTGCCAATAATGATCCGCACCTGCCTGCCCTGCACTACGAACCTCTCAGCGCTCTGGTTAGCGGTCAGAGCGGACTGGAAGACCTGGAAACAATCATCAGTGCCACCTGCCGTGTGGGTCGCCCAGGCTGCCTGCTACTGCTGGAGCACGGCAATGAACAAGGCGATGCAGTGAGATCCTTGCTGGGTCAGTACAATTTCAAACACATTCAGACAGAACGGGATCTGGCTGGACACGAACGGGTGAGCTTCGGGTTTCTGACGACTGAGCTTGCAGGCGACACAAGGCAGGAATAG
- the prfA gene encoding peptide chain release factor 1, which translates to MKASIQSKLESISERHEEIAAMLGDADIINNQDKFRDLSKEYAQLEPIVTAFAGFQDIERELASAKEMAKDSDLDMRAMAQDEIPGLQGRLDSQERELQTLLLPRDPRDENNAFLEIRAGTGGDEAAIFAGDLLRMYLRYAELNKWRSEIITERAGDHGGYKEVVCRLVGDRVFSRLKFESGAHRVQRVPETESQGRVHTSAATVAILPEANQIEEITINASDLRVDTFRASGAGGQHINKTDSAIRLTHLPTGVVVECQDERSQHKNRAKAMSLLQARLLNAEVSKQQDAESESRRLQVGSGDRSERIRTYNFPQGRLTDHRINLTLYKLDEVMAGGLGEVIDPLIAEHQADLLAEFGD; encoded by the coding sequence ATGAAAGCTTCCATTCAGTCCAAGCTTGAGAGCATCAGCGAACGCCACGAAGAAATAGCAGCAATGCTGGGTGACGCGGATATCATCAACAATCAGGATAAATTCCGCGACCTCTCGAAAGAGTATGCGCAGCTGGAACCCATCGTCACAGCCTTTGCAGGCTTTCAGGACATTGAAAGGGAGCTGGCCAGCGCCAAAGAGATGGCCAAAGACAGTGACCTGGACATGCGCGCCATGGCACAAGACGAGATACCCGGACTACAGGGCCGACTCGACAGCCAGGAGCGCGAGCTACAGACCTTACTGCTGCCGCGTGACCCACGAGACGAGAACAACGCCTTTCTGGAAATCCGAGCGGGTACCGGTGGTGATGAAGCGGCCATTTTTGCCGGTGATCTACTACGTATGTATCTGCGTTATGCCGAACTGAACAAATGGCGTAGTGAAATCATCACCGAACGCGCAGGCGATCACGGTGGCTACAAGGAAGTTGTGTGCCGTTTGGTCGGTGATCGTGTGTTCTCCAGATTGAAGTTCGAATCCGGCGCTCACCGTGTTCAGCGCGTTCCAGAAACCGAATCTCAAGGCCGCGTCCACACCTCGGCAGCAACCGTCGCCATTCTGCCCGAAGCCAATCAGATTGAAGAAATCACCATCAACGCCTCCGATCTGCGCGTCGATACCTTCCGCGCTTCAGGTGCCGGTGGTCAGCACATCAACAAAACCGATTCAGCCATACGCCTGACGCACCTGCCAACCGGTGTCGTGGTTGAATGCCAGGATGAACGCTCGCAGCACAAAAACCGGGCCAAGGCCATGTCGCTGTTGCAGGCACGACTACTCAATGCCGAGGTGTCCAAACAGCAGGATGCCGAGTCCGAGTCACGCCGCCTGCAAGTAGGTTCAGGCGATCGTTCTGAACGGATTCGAACGTACAACTTCCCGCAAGGACGGCTAACCGATCATCGCATCAACCTGACCCTCTACAAACTCGATGAAGTCATGGCCGGTGGACTGGGAGAGGTCATTGATCCCCTGATTGCCGAGCATCAGGCCGACTTGCTGGCAGAGTTTGGAGACTGA
- the hemA gene encoding glutamyl-tRNA reductase, whose protein sequence is MPILALGLNHHTAPLDIRERAVIAEGQVGEALATLRRVGGVNEAAIVSTCNRTEIYCGMDHQDTGAVVEWMHHYFELRDQGFQPYLFHHEDRDAVHHLMRVCSGLDSMILGEPQILGQIKSAYRDADQHGMLGQELSVLFQTAFSVAKQVRTDTAIGNSPVSVAFAAVSLARQIFADLSKQSALLIGAGDTIQLAARHLKTAGIGNIRIANRTLERATVLAQEVGGTAIELKDIPDALPHADIIISSTGSQLPILGKGAVQRALKQRKFRSQLIVDIAVPRDVEAEVNDIDGVFLYTVDDLQAVIEENRQSRQEAAFEAEQIVTTQVDLFMRKMQSLGAKDMILSYREKIEAIRASSLEKSLKQLQAGQDPEAVLKQLAHSLSNKVMHQPTARLRQAAENGNHTLLEAARTLLDLPTTKP, encoded by the coding sequence ATGCCCATCCTCGCCCTCGGACTCAACCATCACACCGCCCCCCTCGACATCCGAGAACGCGCCGTCATTGCCGAAGGGCAAGTAGGCGAAGCGCTAGCCACTTTACGACGTGTCGGCGGTGTCAATGAGGCCGCTATCGTATCTACCTGCAACCGTACCGAGATCTACTGCGGTATGGATCATCAGGATACCGGAGCTGTCGTGGAATGGATGCACCATTATTTTGAACTGCGTGATCAGGGCTTTCAACCGTACCTTTTCCATCATGAGGATCGCGACGCTGTCCACCACCTGATGCGTGTATGTAGCGGCCTGGACTCCATGATCTTGGGCGAACCTCAGATTCTGGGGCAAATCAAAAGTGCCTACCGGGATGCCGACCAGCACGGCATGCTCGGCCAGGAGCTCTCCGTCCTGTTCCAGACAGCCTTCTCTGTCGCCAAACAGGTACGTACCGACACAGCCATCGGCAACAGCCCCGTGTCCGTCGCTTTCGCCGCAGTCAGCCTGGCGCGACAGATCTTCGCCGATCTGAGCAAACAGTCTGCACTGCTGATCGGAGCCGGCGACACCATCCAGCTGGCTGCCCGCCATCTGAAAACCGCTGGCATCGGCAATATCCGTATTGCCAACCGCACCCTGGAACGTGCCACAGTACTGGCGCAGGAAGTAGGAGGCACCGCGATCGAGCTGAAGGATATTCCCGACGCACTGCCGCATGCTGACATCATTATCAGCTCCACCGGCTCCCAACTGCCCATTCTGGGCAAGGGGGCTGTGCAAAGAGCCCTGAAACAGCGCAAATTTCGCTCGCAACTGATAGTCGATATCGCAGTCCCACGGGACGTGGAAGCGGAAGTCAACGATATAGACGGCGTTTTTCTCTACACAGTGGATGATCTGCAAGCCGTCATTGAAGAGAACCGGCAATCGCGCCAGGAAGCTGCCTTTGAAGCCGAACAGATTGTCACCACTCAGGTGGATCTGTTCATGCGCAAGATGCAGTCGCTGGGCGCCAAGGATATGATTCTTTCCTATCGCGAAAAGATCGAGGCCATTCGGGCCAGTTCGCTGGAAAAATCACTGAAACAATTGCAAGCTGGTCAAGACCCGGAAGCTGTACTCAAGCAGCTGGCTCACTCACTGAGCAACAAGGTCATGCATCAACCGACGGCACGTCTGCGTCAAGCCGCCGAGAACGGCAACCATACACTGCTCGAAGCAGCTCGTACGCTACTGGACCTGCCAACCACCAAACCATGA
- a CDS encoding tetratricopeptide repeat protein has protein sequence MSNNLNGRDRLLQRLVSGALPFLMLGCSTVPMGPGTALAAQSDGAESLAQAQPEPEAVSTAPVSQSTMDGQLMFELMIAELAGRRGQLDVAMAGYLRASKHTDDPRVSERATRLAMYGQQWAEAQTAAQRWLELDPDAAEVREMLGQTFLQQNKTADAIEIYQQLITETDNPEQTIYQVQSELQAANNPVQAIEVMQALISAVPDNSQAHLALANLLMATNDEKGALASLEQALSLDAGNSNALLLKARLLMASGQSEEAFASLETVLEKNPDKLLLRLGYAQLLLDAGRADETGEQLDVVFQGADNNPDTLLTISLLALDARQVDRAETYLKRLRETGRYTEQANFYEARINDQRKDYDAAIQLYDAVGEGELQLPAQIRVAELMGISGDLDGGRDRLHQLMVAVSDPQIQTQLLTAESRMLQEAGQGEQAVSVLTEALLRFPGNGDLLYARALAADSAGDTDRLVDDLNELIKSEPDNAHALNALGYHLADNNVELGRAEELLVKANKLLPNDPAILDSLGWLRYRQGNYTEAVSMLKSAYSLYQDPEIAAHLGEALWHDGSEEEARTVIDDALIESPKDDRLLKIKQKYTE, from the coding sequence ATGAGCAACAATCTGAACGGCAGGGACAGACTCTTGCAAAGGCTGGTATCCGGCGCTTTACCCTTTTTGATGTTGGGGTGCAGCACGGTGCCCATGGGCCCCGGTACGGCGCTGGCGGCGCAGTCCGATGGCGCCGAATCACTGGCGCAGGCACAACCCGAGCCAGAAGCGGTGTCAACGGCCCCGGTAAGCCAGTCGACCATGGACGGGCAATTGATGTTCGAGCTGATGATCGCCGAACTGGCAGGACGGCGTGGGCAGCTGGATGTGGCCATGGCCGGATACCTGCGCGCCTCCAAGCACACAGACGATCCACGGGTCTCAGAAAGGGCCACACGCCTGGCTATGTATGGGCAGCAATGGGCCGAAGCACAGACTGCAGCTCAAAGGTGGCTTGAGCTGGACCCTGATGCCGCAGAGGTCAGGGAGATGCTAGGCCAGACTTTTCTGCAACAGAACAAGACAGCTGATGCGATTGAGATCTACCAGCAACTGATCACTGAGACAGACAATCCTGAGCAAACGATTTATCAGGTTCAGTCTGAATTGCAGGCGGCGAACAACCCGGTGCAGGCTATCGAGGTCATGCAGGCACTGATCAGCGCTGTACCGGATAACTCTCAGGCCCATCTGGCACTGGCAAACCTGCTGATGGCGACCAACGATGAAAAAGGTGCTCTTGCCTCCCTGGAACAGGCATTAAGCCTGGATGCAGGTAACAGCAATGCCTTGCTGCTCAAAGCACGATTACTGATGGCATCAGGTCAGTCGGAAGAGGCGTTCGCAAGCCTTGAAACCGTATTGGAAAAAAATCCTGACAAGTTACTGTTGCGATTGGGCTATGCACAGTTGCTGCTTGATGCCGGGCGAGCGGACGAGACTGGCGAACAGCTGGACGTGGTTTTCCAGGGGGCTGATAACAACCCTGATACGTTGCTGACCATCAGCCTGCTGGCGCTGGACGCCCGCCAGGTGGATCGGGCTGAAACCTATCTGAAGCGTTTGCGCGAGACGGGTCGCTATACCGAGCAGGCAAACTTCTATGAGGCCCGCATCAATGATCAGCGTAAGGATTACGATGCCGCTATTCAGCTTTATGACGCAGTAGGTGAAGGTGAGCTTCAGCTGCCTGCGCAAATTCGTGTCGCTGAGCTTATGGGGATCTCTGGTGATCTGGACGGTGGTCGTGATCGACTGCATCAGTTGATGGTTGCCGTCAGCGACCCCCAGATTCAGACCCAGCTGTTGACCGCTGAAAGCCGGATGTTGCAGGAAGCAGGGCAAGGCGAGCAGGCGGTAAGCGTACTGACTGAGGCTCTGTTGCGCTTCCCTGGCAATGGCGATCTGCTGTACGCACGTGCGCTGGCCGCCGATTCTGCTGGTGATACCGATCGACTGGTTGATGATCTGAATGAGCTGATCAAATCCGAGCCTGACAATGCCCATGCATTGAATGCGCTTGGGTATCACCTGGCTGATAACAACGTGGAGTTGGGCCGGGCAGAGGAGCTGTTGGTCAAGGCCAACAAATTGTTGCCTAATGATCCTGCCATCCTCGATAGCCTCGGGTGGTTGCGTTATCGCCAGGGCAATTACACAGAAGCTGTCTCCATGCTCAAATCAGCCTACAGCCTCTATCAGGACCCTGAAATTGCAGCTCATCTGGGCGAAGCTCTATGGCACGATGGCAGTGAAGAGGAGGCGAGGACTGTGATCGATGATGCATTGATCGAGAGCCCGAAAGATGATCGCCTGCTCAAGATCAAGCAGAAATATACCGAGTAA
- the lolB gene encoding lipoprotein insertase outer membrane protein LolB, translating to MSTSLRQLLLPALVCLSSVLLSACQSMGMTAPEGTDSKVDEVGLAASIKLRESVLGVRNDFRVEGGLGIWTDTETISARLDWQQKSDELDLTLSGPLGIGTMQLTDDGSLVTLSRGGARVGQGPVADDVLQKGLGLSAPVPLDELGFWVKGLPGNATAVSRDAQGRLVSLRYTDVQGTRWQARFLRYVTWDKIEVPELITASGGPYSVRLRLKNWRYNTTTVVPDRPELNNRLPIPGR from the coding sequence ATGAGCACTTCTTTGCGTCAGCTCCTGCTACCGGCTCTTGTTTGCCTGTCGTCAGTCTTGCTCAGTGCCTGCCAAAGCATGGGAATGACTGCACCCGAAGGCACAGATAGCAAAGTCGATGAGGTGGGGCTGGCGGCAAGTATAAAATTGCGGGAGTCTGTTCTGGGTGTGCGTAACGACTTTCGCGTGGAAGGTGGTCTGGGTATCTGGACTGACACGGAAACGATTTCTGCACGGCTCGACTGGCAGCAGAAATCAGATGAGTTGGATCTGACTTTGTCTGGTCCACTGGGCATTGGAACGATGCAATTGACTGATGATGGATCTTTGGTAACGTTGAGTCGTGGTGGTGCCCGCGTTGGACAAGGACCCGTTGCCGATGATGTTTTGCAAAAAGGACTTGGATTGAGCGCACCGGTGCCACTCGATGAGCTTGGCTTCTGGGTCAAGGGCTTGCCCGGTAACGCCACGGCAGTCAGCCGTGATGCGCAAGGTCGCTTGGTCTCATTGCGTTACACCGACGTTCAGGGGACACGCTGGCAGGCACGTTTTCTCCGCTATGTTACTTGGGACAAAATTGAGGTGCCGGAGCTGATTACCGCCTCTGGAGGCCCTTATTCGGTGCGTTTGCGCTTGAAAAACTGGCGATACAATACTACAACTGTTGTGCCGGACAGGCCCGAATTGAACAATAGGCTTCCGATCCCGGGCCGGTAG
- the ispE gene encoding 4-(cytidine 5'-diphospho)-2-C-methyl-D-erythritol kinase, translated as MTTRWLAPAKINLFLHVTGRRSDGYHTLQTVYQFVNLCDVLQFAVREDSEVHLKSDFKEVPPESNLVVRAARALQAHSGTRAGTDITLEKVIPTGGGLGGGSSDAATTLVALNEFWRLGLSIKELAEIGVTVSADVPVFVYGQASWAEGIGDKLTPVAPLEPWYLIVNPMVQVSTAALFAAPELTRNTSPVTIRDFMDGRSTNVFEKVVVARHPEVGVALDWLRNNYRGFRAKMSGTGSCVFTAFDSQEEAQKLCDLLPKGMKGFVVKGRNASPLYDFSG; from the coding sequence TTGACTACAAGATGGCTGGCCCCTGCCAAGATAAACCTCTTCCTGCATGTGACTGGACGACGCAGTGACGGATACCACACGCTTCAAACCGTGTATCAATTCGTCAACCTGTGTGATGTCCTGCAGTTTGCAGTTCGAGAAGATAGTGAAGTCCACCTGAAGTCGGACTTCAAGGAAGTACCGCCCGAGAGCAACCTTGTGGTGCGCGCTGCAAGGGCGTTGCAGGCACATTCAGGTACTCGGGCAGGTACTGACATTACCCTTGAAAAGGTCATCCCTACGGGTGGCGGATTGGGTGGTGGAAGCTCTGATGCGGCGACTACTCTGGTAGCGCTCAATGAATTCTGGCGCCTGGGTCTTAGTATCAAGGAGCTGGCAGAGATCGGTGTAACCGTCAGTGCTGACGTGCCGGTATTTGTCTATGGACAAGCAAGTTGGGCTGAAGGTATCGGCGACAAGCTGACGCCCGTTGCTCCTCTTGAGCCTTGGTACCTGATCGTGAATCCGATGGTGCAGGTCTCAACGGCTGCATTATTTGCTGCCCCTGAATTGACAAGGAACACAAGTCCAGTCACAATACGCGACTTCATGGACGGGAGAAGTACTAATGTCTTTGAAAAGGTAGTGGTGGCACGACATCCAGAGGTTGGTGTGGCACTTGATTGGTTACGTAACAATTACCGCGGTTTTCGCGCTAAAATGAGTGGCACGGGCAGTTGTGTGTTTACAGCCTTTGATTCTCAAGAAGAAGCGCAAAAGTTATGTGACCTTCTGCCGAAAGGTATGAAAGGTTTTGTAGTAAAAGGCAGAAATGCTTCTCCACTTTATGACTTTTCTGGTTAG